A stretch of Oryza brachyantha chromosome 4, ObraRS2, whole genome shotgun sequence DNA encodes these proteins:
- the LOC102718262 gene encoding uncharacterized protein LOC102718262 — protein sequence MDMVREEAWPLAAPAQQQPSAPPPQPPVQQQNGRIDLRELKLQMEKRLGPERSRRYFSYLKGYLSERLSKADFDKMCLLTLGRENLRLHNRLIRSVLYNAYHAKCPPPAPSPDVGRSVGATVKKASQANEALNSCNGDIRLLQMQGSRHMGTMQDHQSKDRLKSMGLSCRAEAAASHNQSAHGGAAGAENGTLSSPDLKRSVHFQRESADPLAKHQRVEQLPTGNIIKLRRSMSNVSDHSAEASNSPLRAPLGIPFCPVSVGGARKLPPPISADEDQCTSCCEHHELLNTELLHRRMEKTAESLGLAGVTLDCADLLNSGLDKYLKNLIRSSVELIGANVQNDARKGALYKQHSYGKNVNGVWLPNHVQMQSSSGPSGAANDIRSNHLISIDDFKVAMQLNPQQLGEDWPVLLEKICLCSPEEND from the coding sequence ATGGACATggtgagggaggaggcgtGGCCGCTGGCTGCgccggcgcagcagcagccgtcagctcctccaCCGCAGCCGCCGGTGCAGCAGCAGAATGGTCGTATTGATCTCCGTGAGCTGAAGCTTCAGATGGAGAAGCGCCTTGGTCCTGAAAGGTCAAGGCGGTACTTCAGCTACCTGAAAGGCTACCTGTCGGAGAGGCTCAGCAAGGCAGATTTCGACAAGATGTGTCTCCTCACATTGGGGCGAGAGAACCTCCGACTACATAATCGACTGATCCGCTCAGTTCTCTACAACGCTTACCATGCGAAGTGTCCACCTCCAGCACCTTCACCAGATGTTGGGAGGTCTGTGGGAGCAACAGTGAAGAAGGCTTCTCAGGctaatgaagcattaaattcTTGCAATGGGGATATAAGGCTATTACAGATGCAGGGATCAAGGCATATGGGCACAATGCAAGATCATCAGTCAAAAGATCGGCTGAAAAGCATGGGCTTGAGTTGTAGGGCAGAGGCTGCTGCCAGTCACAACCAGAGTGCTCATGGTGGTGCAGCAGGAGCAGAGAATGGCACCCTAAGTTCGCCCGACCTTAAGAGATCAGTGCATTTTCAACGTGAATCTGCAGATCCATTGGCAAAGCACCAACGTGTGGAGCAGTTACCAACTGGAAACATAATCAAGTTGAGAAGAAGTATGAGCAATGTCTCGGATCATTCTGCAGAAGCTTCAAATAGCCCTTTACGGGCTCCACTTGGAATTCCTTTTTGTCCAGTGAGTGTGGGTGGGGCAAGGAAATTACCACCACCAATTAGTGCAGATGAGGATCAGTGTACCAGCTGTTGTGAGCATCATGAGTTGTTAAATACAGAATTGTTGCATAGGCGGATGGAGAAAACAGCAGAGTCACTGGGTTTAGCTGGTGTGACATTGGATTGTGCTGACCTTCTGAACAGTGGTTTGGACAAGTACTTGAAGAATCTGATTAGGTCATCAGTTGAGTTAATAGGAGCTAATGTTCAAAATGATGCAAGAAAAGGTGCATTATACAAGCAGCATTCATATGGAAAGAATGTGAATGGTGTTTGGTTGCCAAATCATGTTCAGATGCAATCAAGCAGTGGACCGTCTGGCGCAGCCAATGATATCAGAAGTAACCACTTGATCTCCATTGATGATTTCAAGGTAGCTATGCAGCTAAATCCTCAACAGCTCGGGGAGGACTGGCCAGTCCTCCTTGAGAAGATCTGCTTATGTTCACCAGAAGAAAATGACTGA
- the LOC102717430 gene encoding uncharacterized protein LOC102717430 yields MEWWQRAVVVPVKRAWVVLAARLRRKKEHDGRGVLVKLHEDIQTCAYEDVQVMWEILQRSETARLTAAPPSPGSARALVWLGRAAPPSCRRRR; encoded by the exons ATGGAGTGGTGGCAGAGGGCGGTCGTCGTGCCGGTGAAGCGCGCGTgggtcgtcctcgccgcgcggcTGCGTCGCAAGAAAGAACACG ATGGACGCGGCGTCCTGGTGAAGCTGCACGAAGACATCCAGACGTGCGCGTACGAGGACGTGCAGGTGATGTGGGAGATCCTGCAGCGCTCGGAGACGGCGAGGTtgacggccgcgccgccgtcgccggggagcGCCCGGGCTCTGGTCTGGctcggccgcgccgcgccgccgtcgtgccgccgccgtcgatga
- the LOC102718542 gene encoding ribulose bisphosphate carboxylase/oxygenase activase, chloroplastic — MAATSLASSAAHRRLRLFPSTRSTAGSILRTPHRGRLPSVLCSSSSSSSSSSPQPTAGGEEEEAGQERRLSKQSSWEAKDSEGDDYLYRLGKEADNMNIAVGARSGIVDDLFVGNFLGKDSDIVFDYRQKATRTFEYLQGDYYIAPLFLDKVACHIVKNYIAHLLNIKIPLILGVWGGKGQGKTFQTELIFRAMGVEPVIMSAGELESEKAGEPGRLIRDRYRTASQVIQNQGKMSCLMINDLDAGVGRFGNTQMTVNNQIVAGTLMNLADNPTRVSIGQKWRESDVTHRVPIIVTGNDFSTLYAPLIRDGRMEKFYWQPDREDIINIVHRMYTKDGLSFEDVSKIVDTFPNQALDFYGALRSRTYDRAILKWVEEIGGHEQLNEKLLKRKKGEKLPTFIPPETTVDALIESGNSLVKEQELIMNLKLSKEYMKNLDD; from the exons atggccgccacttccctcgcctcctccgccgcgcaccgccgcctccgcctcttcCCCTCCACGCGCTCTACTGCTGGCTCCATTCTCAGGACCCCCCACCGAGGCCGCCTCCCGTCCGTACtatgctcgtcgtcgtcgtcgtcgtcgtcttcgtctcctcagcccaccgccggcggtgaggaggaggaggcggggcaGGAGAGGAGGCTGTCGAAGCAGTCATCGTGGGAGGCGAAGGACTCCGAGGGCGATGACTACCTCTACCGCCTCGGGAAGGAGGCCGACAACATGAACATCGCCGTCGGCGCGCGGAGCGGCATCGTCGACGATCTCTTCGTTGGCAATTTCCTCGGCAAAGACT CGGATATTGTGTTCGATTACCGGCAGAAAGCGACCAGAACATTTGAGTACCTGCAAGGAGATTATTACATCGCACCTCTCTTCCTa GATAAAGTTG CATGTCATATTGTGAAGAACTACATTGCACATCTTCTTAATATCAAGATTCCCCTTATACTTG GAGTCTGGGGTGGAAAAGGCCAAGGGAAAACATTCCAGACTGAACTTATATTTAGAGCAATGGGTGTTGAACCGGTTATTATGTCTGCTGGAGAATTAGAATCTGAGAAAGCAG GAGAACCTGGGAGGCTTATTCGTGACAGATACAGGACAGCCTCTCAAGTAATTCAAAACCAA GGTAAAATGAGTTGTTTGATGATCAATGACCTAGATGCTGGTGTTGGAAGATTCG GCAATACACAAATGACAGTAAACAACCAAATTGTTGCTGGAACATTAATGAACTTGGCGGATAATCCGACCAGGGTTAGCATTGGCCAGAAATGGAGAGAATCTGATGTAACACACAGAGTGCCAATAATAGTAACTGGAAATGATTTTTCAACACTATATGCTCCCTTGATTCGTGATGGAAGGATGGAAAAGTTCTATTG GCAACCTGACCGTGAAGATATAATTAACATTGTTCACCGGATGTATACAAAGGATGGGTTGTCTTTTGAGGATGTATCTAAAATTGTAGACACTTTTCCAAACCAAG CTCTGGACTTTTATGGAGCTTTGCGGTCCAGGACATATGATCGGGCAATCTTGAAG TGGGTAGAAGAGATTGGTGGTCATGAACAGCTAAATGAGAAGCTTCTCAAGCGAAAGAAAGGAGAGAAGCTTCCAACATTTATTCCTCCAGAG ACAACTGTAGATGCATTGATCGAATCTGGGAACTCACTGGTGAAAGAGCAAGAGCTGATAATGAATTTGAAACTGTCGAAAGAGTACATGAAAAATTTGGATGATTAG
- the LOC121054212 gene encoding RING-H2 finger protein ATL43-like translates to MIPAKASSPPPAPPPLPPPPLAVDVSVIVGVLTAILLALFLFLIYAKHCGPGARGGGGGLGLGFQPSSSCDRCRSGLSRSAVGALPVLRFGDMVGAGAGAARDRATECAVCLAAFDAAELLRVLPRCQHAFHRDCVDAWLLAHSTCPVCRRRVAREDALVALPEPDAGESSGNARRQLAGSVAPGRHSAGEAEVRVTVHRCADEPTPRWSTDCSVDRVGHLEAARHRRDTIFLQESAHESRGFDNARSR, encoded by the coding sequence ATGATCCCGGCGAAGGCGTCCtccccaccgccggcgccaccccctctgccgccgccgccgctcgccgtggACGTCTCTGTCATCGTGGGCGTGCTCACGGCCATCCTCCTCgcgctcttcctcttcctcatcTACGCCAAGCACTGCGGcccgggcgcgcgcggcggcggcggcgggctgggCCTCGGGTTCCAGCCTTCCTCGTCGTGCGACCGGTGCCGCTCGGGGCTGAGCCGCTCCGCCGTGGGCGCGCTCCCGGTGCTCCGGTTCGGCGACATggtgggcgccggcgccggcgcggcgagggacCGCGCCACCGAGTGCGCCGTCTGCCTCGCCGCGTTCGACGCCGCCGAGCTGCTCCGCGTGCTGCCGCGGTGCCAGCACGCGTTCCACCGGGACTGCGTCGACGCCTGGCTGCTGGCGCACTCCACGTGCCCggtgtgccgccgccgcgtcgcgagGGAGGACGCCCTCGTCGCGCTGCCCGAGCCGGACGCCGGCGAGAGCTCCGGCAACGCTCGGCGGCAGCTCGCCGGGAGTGTCGCCCCCGGTCGCCACtcggccggcgaggcggaggtgcgCGTCACGGTGCACCGGTGCGCCGACGAGCCGACGCCGCGGTGGTCGACGGACTGCTCGGTGGACCGGGTCGGTCATCTCGAGGCGGCGAGGCATCGGAGGGACACGATCTTCCTACAGGAGAGCGCGCACGAATCCCGAGGCTTTGACAACGCACGGTCAAGATGA
- the LOC102717706 gene encoding ribosomal RNA processing protein 1 homolog yields the protein MAAAADASAEAAAIARRLASCNGSARERAVRHLLYTFLPASAAQLSASDLLKLWKGLFFCFWHSDKPLYQSSLATRLAAGVSSGPSPASAAAFFAAYLATLRREWAHIDTHRLDKFYLLNRRFLHHAFLLLGANSFGPDLTTQVISILSEKALLPEADNVAAGSPRGLGYHVADVFLDELLPLLPVSLPTMELLLSPFFTVLEKSSDRVMVAKVKSSVFERFLESGKQLLEMAKKGEGVEKGSAEEKLGKIGLLFGFSKRFSDIGAKPETVQANRKVLFGLRDAFVKVEKGLELSGVEIAVPEFENTDAPAVTGVDKNMDLDEVKVEKKKKKAKKAALVESEEEEAKASKQGKKVKKEKKEKKKKKKVEVVDGGDVAEHSTDAPAKEDQQMGDGTDAITFDETLMSNLQKQFEKAAAEAGMVNGGGDSSVSPVSSKAAKKRKRAKSADRLAASDGDDGSSESNAISQDGEKSGKKVRFSMKNNLVWKPHNPLPPQCLRLPPSATPRGSALKKGVQPGPIKETPTPLKKTKPKAKSAKKVLKKPSSAVKRLRKLQNFSA from the coding sequence atggccgccgccgccgacgcgtccgccgaggccgcggccATCGCGCGGCGCCTGGCCTCATGCAACGGCTCGGCCCGGGAGCGCGCGGTGCGGCACCTCCTCTACACGTTCCTCCCGGCCTCCGCGGCGCAGCTCTCCGCCTCCGACCTCCTCAAGCTCTGGAAGGGCCTCTTCTTCTGCTTCTGGCACTCCGACAAGCCGCTCTACCAGTCCTCCCTCGCcacccgcctcgccgccggcgtctccTCCGGCCcctcgccggcctccgccgccgccttcttcgcCGCCTACCTCGCCACGCTCCGCCGCGAGTGGGCCCACATCGACACCCACCGCCTCGACAAGTTCTACCTCCTCAACCGCCGGTTCCTCCACcacgccttcctcctcctcggcgccaaCTCCTTCGGCCCCGACCTCACCACTCAGGTCATATCGATCCTGTCAGAAAAGGCACTCCTTCCAGAGGCGGACAACGTAGCTGCCGGCTCCCCTCGTGGCCTTGGGTACCATGTTGCCGATGTGTTTCTGGACGAGCTGTTGCCGCTGCTCCCGGTGAGCTTACCGACAATGGAGTTACTGCTATCTCCTTTCTTCACTGTGTTGGAGAAGTCATCCGATAGGGTGATGGTGGCTAAGGTTAAATCTAGTGTGTTTGAGAGGTTCCTGGAGAGCGGCAAGCAATTGCTTGAAATGGCGAAGAAAGGGGAGGGAGTGGAGAAGGGGAGTGCAGAGGAGAAGCTTGGGAAGATTGGTTTGTTGTTTGGGTTCAGCAAGAGGTTCTCGGATATTGGGGCGAAGCCAGAGACTGTGCAAGCAAACCGAAAAGTGTTGTTTGGGTTGAGGGATGCGTTTGTGAAGGTCGAGAAAGGATTGGAGCTCTCTGGGGTTGAGATTGCTGTGCCAGAGTTTGAGAATACTGATGCGCCAGCAGTGACAGGGGTGGACAAGAACATGGATTTGGATGAGGTGAAGgtggaaaagaagaagaaaaaagcaaaaaaggcTGCATTGGTTGAaagtgaggaggaggaggccaaggCTTCGAAGCAAGGGAAGAAGgtcaagaaggagaagaaagagaagaagaaaaagaagaaggtcgaagttgttgatggggGAGATGTTGCGGAACATAGTACAGACGCTCCTGCCAAGGAGGATCAACAGATGGGTGATGGTACTGATGCCATTACATTTGATGAGACATTGATGTCCAATCTCCAGAAGCAATTTGAAAAGGCCGCAGCAGAAGCGGGGATGGTCAATGGAGGTGGCGACTCAAGTGTTTCGCCGGTTAGTAGCAAAGCCGCAAAGAAAAGGAAGCGAGCAAAATCTGCAGATAGGCTAGCAGCTTCTGATGGAGATGATGGCAGCAGCGAAAGTAATGCTATTTCCCAGGACGGAGAGAAGAGTGGTAAGAAAGTGAGGTTCTCAATGAAGAATAATCTAGTTTGGAAGCCTCACAATCCTTTGCCACCACAGTGTTTGAGACTGCCACCATCTGCTACTCCAAGAGGGAGTGCACTTAAAAAGGGTGTTCAGCCTGGGCCTATAAAAGAAACACCCACACCTTTGAAGAAGACTAAGCCAAAAGCAAAATCTGCAAAGAAGGTCTTGAAGAAGCCTTCCTCAGCCGTGAAGCGCTTGCGGAAGTTGCAAAATTTTTCTGCATGA